A part of Synechococcus sp. KORDI-49 genomic DNA contains:
- a CDS encoding PspA/IM30 family protein, which yields MGFFDRLSRLVRANANAAVSGLEDPAKILDQSVADMQSDLVKLRQAVAMAIASQKRLRNQAEQAETQSKTWYERAELALKKGEEDLAREALSRRKTFQETATSLNTQIQAQDGQVETLKKSLVALEGKIAQAKTKKDMLKARAEAAKAQQQLQSAVGNLGTNSAMAAFERMEDKVEQMEATGQAAAELAGADLESQFAALESGDDVDDELAALRQQLKGGPEAVALPAAESQPAVQPVKVEQVDADLEELKRSIDKL from the coding sequence ATGGGCTTCTTCGACCGCCTGAGCCGACTGGTGCGCGCCAACGCCAACGCCGCCGTCAGCGGCCTGGAGGATCCAGCCAAGATCCTCGATCAATCCGTCGCCGACATGCAGTCGGACCTGGTGAAGCTGCGTCAGGCGGTGGCCATGGCGATCGCCAGCCAGAAGCGGCTGCGCAACCAGGCTGAACAGGCCGAGACGCAGTCGAAAACCTGGTACGAACGTGCCGAGCTGGCACTGAAGAAAGGCGAGGAGGACCTGGCCCGTGAGGCTCTGAGCCGTCGCAAGACCTTTCAGGAGACAGCCACATCCCTGAATACCCAGATCCAGGCACAGGACGGACAGGTGGAGACCCTGAAGAAGAGCCTGGTGGCGCTCGAGGGAAAGATCGCTCAGGCCAAGACGAAGAAGGACATGCTCAAGGCCCGGGCCGAGGCGGCGAAGGCTCAGCAGCAGCTGCAGAGCGCCGTGGGCAATCTCGGCACCAACTCCGCCATGGCGGCGTTCGAGCGGATGGAGGACAAGGTCGAGCAGATGGAGGCCACAGGTCAGGCAGCGGCCGAGCTCGCCGGGGCCGATCTGGAGAGTCAGTTCGCTGCTCTGGAAAGCGGAGATGATGTCGATGACGAACTGGCTGCACTGCGCCAGCAGCTGAAAGGCGGCCCCGAAGCGGTTGCCCTGCCTGCGGCCGAGAGCCAGCCCGCT
- a CDS encoding DUF721 domain-containing protein, translating to MAVAPDSQRRRLRGLELLQAPQPTPAAPLQDCLEDLKRDWHREGSLAALWQDWPRIAGAHLAPHCQPLSLQRGILTIGASHPQWRQALQYSRSQLLASLRAAGHTIQDLRIQQHHPATTRDRDSEASIWARHPSRADVHGMGSCPRCGRPAPKGEVSLWGCCGFCHRERLTL from the coding sequence ATGGCCGTGGCTCCTGACTCTCAACGCCGTCGACTGAGAGGGCTCGAGCTGCTGCAGGCGCCCCAGCCGACTCCGGCAGCCCCTCTCCAGGACTGCCTTGAGGATCTCAAACGCGACTGGCATCGCGAGGGCAGCCTGGCGGCCCTCTGGCAGGACTGGCCCCGCATCGCCGGAGCTCATCTGGCCCCTCACTGCCAGCCCCTCAGTCTTCAACGCGGCATCCTCACCATCGGTGCCAGCCATCCCCAGTGGCGTCAGGCCCTGCAGTACAGCCGTTCTCAGCTTCTGGCCTCCCTGCGGGCCGCTGGCCACACCATCCAGGACCTGCGCATCCAACAGCACCATCCGGCGACGACGCGCGATCGCGACAGCGAGGCCAGCATCTGGGCCCGCCATCCCAGTCGGGCCGACGTCCACGGCATGGGGAGCTGCCCGCGCTGCGGCCGACCGGCTCCCAAGGGAGAGGTCTCACTCTGGGGATGTTGTGGCTTCTGCCACCGGGAACGGCTGACCCTTTAA
- a CDS encoding glycosyltransferase family 39 protein, with amino-acid sequence MPASARSTEGPALVVVSDRQRRRVLGLVMVLAVLIALWRLGSTGLMDETPPLFAAAGRAMADTGDWLTPRVNGLPRYDKPPLVYWLMGGFNALPGRETWDPLGSWAARLPSALATVAMMLGLSDTLLRWPQPGTSRPGRTAVAAALAFALSPLVLVWTRTAVSDALLCALLGLSLLLQWRRFACPESVRWWPAWVVLGLAVLAKGPVAVVLTGLTLLIFAALRRDPVTPWQRLRPLQGLLITASVSLPWYAAELLVEGQPFWDSFFGYHNLQRFTSVVNDHLQPWWFFGPVMLVAALPFTPLLLVGLAQGLRGRPEPPDSLQQFSSAWLLAVLLLFTTAATKLPSYWLPATPAAALLIALIAARPCWPVRAAWLSTAALALLLAAGFWSSPIWVPLISDPEMPTLAPDLLASGFVLRAAGWFTAAGLIGVLLHRRDALVALLGMQGALVLFHLTALVPIAELADQLRQQPVRQAAARMSESRQEREPLAMVGAMKPSLHFYTGRVILFEGRSDGALVNLADRLSHERRRGWQGHPLGSPQASDTLLLVIDRGTARQEHWRGLNPQLLGSYGIYEVWRLDRSRLDQRAAALMQEGVDADWRDPRPERF; translated from the coding sequence ATGCCAGCATCGGCGCGCAGCACTGAGGGGCCGGCGTTGGTGGTGGTGTCGGACAGACAGCGAAGACGGGTGCTGGGGCTGGTCATGGTCCTGGCTGTTCTGATCGCTCTTTGGCGACTCGGCAGCACGGGGCTGATGGATGAGACGCCGCCTCTCTTCGCGGCGGCCGGTCGGGCGATGGCCGACACCGGCGACTGGCTGACTCCCCGTGTCAACGGCTTGCCGCGGTACGACAAACCACCGCTTGTGTACTGGCTCATGGGGGGCTTCAACGCCCTGCCGGGCCGTGAAACGTGGGATCCGCTCGGCAGCTGGGCAGCCCGTCTGCCATCCGCTCTGGCGACCGTGGCGATGATGCTCGGCCTGTCCGACACCCTGCTGCGCTGGCCTCAGCCAGGCACCAGCCGTCCTGGGAGGACGGCCGTTGCCGCAGCTCTCGCCTTCGCCCTCTCACCGCTGGTGCTCGTGTGGACCCGCACGGCGGTGAGTGACGCTCTGCTCTGTGCCCTGCTGGGCCTCAGCCTGCTTCTGCAGTGGCGCCGTTTCGCCTGCCCCGAGTCGGTTCGCTGGTGGCCCGCCTGGGTGGTTCTCGGCCTGGCGGTTCTCGCCAAGGGTCCCGTGGCCGTGGTCCTCACCGGTCTGACCCTGCTGATCTTCGCGGCGCTGCGGCGAGATCCGGTGACACCCTGGCAGCGCTTGCGTCCCCTGCAGGGACTGCTGATCACAGCCTCCGTCAGCCTGCCCTGGTATGCCGCCGAACTGCTGGTGGAAGGCCAGCCGTTCTGGGACAGCTTCTTCGGCTACCACAACCTCCAGCGCTTCACCTCGGTGGTGAATGACCATCTGCAGCCCTGGTGGTTCTTCGGTCCGGTGATGCTGGTGGCGGCTCTTCCCTTCACACCTCTGCTGCTGGTTGGTCTGGCTCAGGGGCTGCGCGGTCGCCCCGAGCCGCCGGATTCCCTTCAGCAGTTCAGCAGCGCCTGGCTCCTGGCCGTGCTTCTGCTGTTCACCACAGCGGCCACAAAGCTTCCCAGCTACTGGTTGCCTGCCACCCCGGCGGCTGCACTCCTGATCGCCTTGATCGCCGCCCGGCCGTGCTGGCCCGTTCGGGCGGCCTGGCTGAGCACGGCTGCTCTGGCTCTGCTGCTCGCCGCCGGCTTCTGGAGTTCACCGATCTGGGTTCCCCTGATCAGCGATCCGGAGATGCCCACCCTGGCTCCCGACCTGCTGGCCAGTGGTTTCGTGCTGAGGGCTGCGGGCTGGTTCACGGCTGCCGGCCTGATCGGAGTGCTGTTGCATCGACGCGACGCCCTGGTGGCTCTCCTCGGGATGCAGGGGGCCCTGGTGCTGTTCCACTTGACCGCTCTCGTCCCGATCGCTGAGCTGGCGGATCAGCTGCGTCAGCAGCCCGTGCGGCAGGCCGCCGCACGGATGAGCGAGTCCCGTCAAGAGCGGGAACCGCTGGCGATGGTGGGCGCGATGAAGCCGTCGCTGCACTTCTACACAGGACGGGTGATCCTGTTTGAGGGACGCTCGGATGGGGCTCTGGTGAACCTGGCCGATCGACTCAGCCATGAGCGCCGGCGCGGTTGGCAGGGACATCCCCTGGGTTCACCGCAGGCTTCCGACACCCTGCTTCTGGTGATCGACCGTGGCACCGCGCGTCAGGAGCACTGGCGAGGTCTGAATCCGCAGCTGCTCGGCAGCTACGGCATCTATGAGGTCTGGCGTCTCGATCGGAGCCGGCTGGATCAGCGGGCTGCTGCCCTGATGCAGGAGGGGGTCGATGCCGACTGGCGCGATCCGAGGCCCGAGCGGTTCTGA